In Chitinophagales bacterium, a single genomic region encodes these proteins:
- a CDS encoding F0F1 ATP synthase subunit beta, with protein sequence MSNVGKIKQIIGPVVDVSFEGAQLPKILNALKITKANGDKVILECQQHLGEDSVRCIAMEATDGLQRGMAVEDLGSPIQMPTGDSIKGRLFNVVGESIDGINVPLDNTNGYSIHRKPPRYEDLSTDSEVLFTGIKVIDLLEPYAKGGKIGLFGGAGVGKTVLIMELINNIAKAHSGLSVFAGVGERTREGNDLLREMIESGVIKYGKEFQEDMEKGGWDLSKVDKEELSKSQATLVFGQMNEPPGARARVALSGLTIAEYFRDGDDGDATGRDVLFFVDNIFRFTQAGSEVSALLGRMPSAVGYQPTLATEMGLMQERITSTKKGSITSVQAVYVPADDLTDPAPATTFAHLDATTVLSRKIAELGIYPAVDPLDSTSRILTEDIVGKEHYKCAQDVKEILQRYKELQDIIAILGMDELSEEDRNVVYRARKVQRFLSQPFHVAEQFTGMPGVLVSIDDTIKGFNMILKGDLDNLPEAAFNLKGSIEEVIAKGEEMLAEAK encoded by the coding sequence ATGTCAAACGTAGGAAAAATAAAGCAGATAATTGGTCCGGTAGTGGACGTATCATTTGAAGGAGCTCAATTGCCTAAAATTTTAAATGCTTTAAAAATAACAAAAGCAAATGGAGATAAAGTAATTTTAGAATGTCAGCAACATTTAGGCGAAGATAGCGTAAGATGTATAGCCATGGAAGCTACTGACGGTCTTCAAAGAGGAATGGCTGTTGAAGATTTAGGCTCGCCTATTCAAATGCCTACGGGAGATTCTATAAAAGGTCGTTTATTTAACGTGGTAGGAGAATCTATTGACGGAATTAATGTTCCTTTAGATAATACAAATGGTTATTCAATACACAGAAAACCACCTCGTTATGAAGATTTATCTACAGATAGCGAAGTTTTATTTACAGGAATTAAAGTAATTGACTTATTAGAGCCTTATGCTAAAGGTGGTAAAATTGGATTATTTGGTGGTGCAGGAGTAGGAAAAACCGTATTAATCATGGAGTTGATTAATAATATTGCTAAAGCTCACTCAGGTTTATCGGTATTTGCAGGAGTAGGAGAAAGAACAAGAGAAGGAAACGATTTATTGCGTGAGATGATAGAGTCTGGTGTAATTAAATACGGAAAGGAATTTCAAGAAGACATGGAAAAAGGTGGCTGGGATTTAAGCAAAGTAGATAAAGAAGAATTATCTAAATCTCAAGCTACATTAGTGTTTGGACAAATGAACGAACCTCCGGGTGCAAGAGCAAGAGTGGCTTTATCCGGTTTAACAATAGCTGAATATTTCCGTGATGGAGATGATGGCGATGCAACAGGTAGAGATGTATTGTTTTTCGTAGATAATATTTTCCGTTTTACTCAAGCGGGTTCAGAGGTGTCGGCTTTATTAGGTCGTATGCCATCTGCGGTGGGTTATCAACCTACTTTAGCTACAGAAATGGGATTAATGCAAGAGCGTATTACATCAACTAAAAAAGGATCTATTACATCGGTACAAGCAGTATATGTGCCTGCCGATGACTTAACAGACCCGGCTCCGGCTACAACTTTTGCCCACTTAGATGCCACTACGGTATTATCTCGTAAAATTGCCGAGTTAGGTATTTATCCGGCAGTAGATCCATTAGATTCTACATCAAGAATTTTAACGGAGGATATAGTAGGGAAAGAACACTATAAATGTGCTCAAGATGTAAAAGAAATTTTACAACGTTATAAAGAATTGCAAGATATTATTGCCATTTTAGGTATGGATGAGTTGAGCGAAGAAGATAGAAACGTAGTTTATCGTGCTCGTAAAGTGCAACGTTTCTTATCTCAGCCTTTCCATGTGGCAGAGCAGTTTACTGGTATGCCGGGTGTTTTAGTAAGTATTGACGATACTATAAAAGGCTTTAATATGATATTAAAAGGAGATTTAGATAACTTGCCTGAAGCCGCTTTCAACTTAAAAGGAAGTATAGAAGAAGTGATTGCAAAAGGCGAAGAAATGTTGGCAGAAGCAAAATAG
- a CDS encoding bifunctional oligoribonuclease/PAP phosphatase NrnA, which translates to MSINNIKDKLSKAKSIVITTHVSPDGDAIGSSLGLYHFLKLKGIKSTVVVPNAFPNFLKWLPDSDKIVIFEEDENGKTLIQNADILFCLDYNEPHRTAKMEEAINKSTTYKILIDHHIGKPTWQNINLSVVGASSTCELVFDFIQNYDKSNFLNEDIAYCLYTGILTDTGNFQFSSTTPKVHNQAAQLMQAGVQPDIVHNHINNSFNLSRLQFFGYAISEKMKIVADKKLAYIILSQEDIYRFNIQTGGTEGLVNEPMKINDIEVSVLFKEDADKVKLSFRSKGDIDVSTFARTYFSGGGHKNAAGGVSFLNLEETEDKFLKDLIHF; encoded by the coding sequence ATGTCAATAAATAATATAAAAGATAAATTATCTAAGGCAAAATCTATAGTTATAACCACCCACGTTAGCCCAGATGGTGATGCCATAGGAAGTTCTTTGGGTTTATATCATTTTTTGAAATTAAAAGGAATAAAATCTACCGTTGTTGTTCCTAATGCTTTCCCTAATTTTTTAAAATGGCTACCCGATTCTGATAAAATTGTAATTTTTGAGGAAGATGAAAATGGCAAAACACTTATACAAAATGCCGACATTCTTTTCTGTTTAGATTATAACGAACCGCACAGAACAGCTAAAATGGAAGAAGCTATAAATAAAAGTACTACCTACAAAATTTTAATAGACCACCACATTGGAAAACCTACGTGGCAAAACATAAATTTAAGCGTGGTAGGTGCCAGTTCTACTTGCGAGTTGGTTTTTGATTTTATTCAAAATTATGATAAATCAAACTTTTTAAACGAAGATATTGCGTACTGTTTATATACTGGTATATTAACCGATACCGGAAATTTTCAATTTTCATCAACTACGCCTAAAGTGCATAATCAAGCGGCACAGCTTATGCAAGCAGGTGTGCAACCCGATATAGTACACAACCACATAAATAACAGCTTTAATTTAAGCCGACTTCAATTTTTTGGCTATGCTATTTCTGAAAAAATGAAAATTGTAGCCGATAAAAAATTGGCGTACATAATATTAAGTCAAGAAGATATTTATCGTTTTAATATACAAACCGGTGGTACTGAGGGCTTAGTTAACGAACCCATGAAAATAAATGACATAGAAGTATCGGTATTATTTAAAGAAGATGCAGATAAGGTTAAACTTTCATTTAGGTCAAAAGGCGATATAGATGTAAGCACTTTTGCCCGAACTTATTTTAGTGGCGGAGGACACAAAAATGCAGCAGGAGGAGTTTCTTTTCTTAATTTAGAAGAAACTGAGGATAAATTTTTAAAAGATTTAATTCATTTTTAA
- the atpC gene encoding ATP synthase F1 subunit epsilon, protein MDVTILTPEKELFSEVASSIKLPGVVGGFEILENHAPLIAALQKGIIEITQNGQKKTIAIEDGFVEVLNNKVSVLIAGGEVNG, encoded by the coding sequence ATGGACGTAACAATATTAACACCGGAAAAAGAATTATTTTCAGAAGTAGCTTCAAGTATAAAATTACCGGGAGTGGTGGGAGGTTTTGAAATACTTGAAAACCATGCTCCTTTAATTGCAGCCCTTCAAAAAGGGATAATAGAAATAACACAAAACGGACAAAAGAAAACCATAGCTATAGAAGATGGCTTTGTAGAAGTTTTGAATAATAAAGTAAGCGTTTTAATAGCCGGAGGAGAAGTAAACGGCTAA
- a CDS encoding gliding motility-associated C-terminal domain-containing protein — MKLKLLFASILTALTISINAQCLEVTSIFVNSCGNPEGANEMVTFDVGASDLYVNDIVVDWPSNNFLGWCQDAGTASSTAALNATITTSCGWLLEPLNDTLPAGANVIVITSTDFDLTFNSFEGLADTMYIIYQCAGNTQGHFSNNPNCNTPSGQPPCVPTVSDTTRTLTFNISGSCIQSESVSYTTSIPNVDGATALFDYAGNVSYINNGCNAPVITLSTGWSFTDKICNTHAPVNLNTLLASNATLGGTWSGLNVNTADSSYTPNTLGIDSITYTVTGTGACGETLDSTIVFEVVEQQQGTLNLQSCDSLEYNSIWYYADSTFTDTIFTSNPYYCDSTFLVTIEISSQVRDSSYYNACNSFTFNSIIYTSDTILYDTLHAGGGSTGAFCSEIFISEYGEGSSFNKYIEIYNGTGVSVDLSNYSVVLYTNGSATASSTQVLSGILASGDVFVIASNNSSVNTTILAQTDMTSATINFSGDDAIALFNGGNMVDLIGNIGCQNVWTNGTLSTQNATIIRNASYTAGVTTDPANTPCDFPTLTPANWTNLGNDTWTNLGTHTSNCGGATTSSCDTLVITNIKINHKDTTYSTDTTCNPALVGVYDTTYTNANGCDSIHYTNREFHTDTVLIEAIICSGDTFHPPYTNSYYTAPGSNYWDTVYASPGCVDYLLNSTVYVNARPPDEVSFPEDTVMCAGQTLTLGPIMYIPLAQSLVWDDGSTGNTRTITTDGVYWSNYWAGVVACPHEYDTIQVTYVNPDTTYSSTTSCNPADVGVFVYNGFNRYNCDSTHYDTVALASYSSAIVNITACDSALANGNWYFASTSFNDTITGGSSNGCDSITTFNVTVNYAVVTTSSSTSCNPADVGTNMTGPFTMTNGCDSTHFDTVTLLIDTATVVSNLSNCDSVFYNGTWYIANTTVLDTTFSSQGCDSIYNRTNITILPASSCSNTYTCQFDTALFDSYEYTNNIPGLIAGATIHSSPRDGTSGTFFNRQHSGDYLFYMNFSTGYSGPVYERIMDVCPNSDFRYSFWIRQYDNNPGSDITINIYDGNTTSGTLLYSENVVNSGTIYNQIVSPQLTALSNNIVFQLVTNTAGSAGGNDLCFDDLLLEICQIDTIHYSDTIGDMVLCPAANTINLFDSLPNLNTTGTWSGPSALTNGHLGTFNPAVNTAGLYTYAIPGASTCVDTVYTLNTIILQDSVQTVIDSFCEGTNYLLNGGTIVTAAGNYTDTVGNAVCNTIYSYQLTTYSCLNCTVDLGNDTSFCQGESVSLDAGANYDEYLWSDNSTGQTLTVNSSGTYWVQTTIFDTANNLVANGDFEQGNAGFSSDYSYSTSGAVVTCPNGNQSWGIVGCEGTYTVITNPNAGHSNFANCGDHTSGSGNMIVVNGSNTPNMSVWCQNVTVSPNTDYVFSAWAMSVMNVGLGDVATLHFLINGVQIGTDFSPSLTACDWQQFNATWNSGSNTNITICIESDVISGNNDYAIDDIFFTPYCVSSDTVEVTANPYPVVNLGVDITTCNTSVTLDATTTNATYVWQDNSNSATYNVTSSGDYYVGVTVNNCTSSDTIKVTLNPTTTGQATATICQGDSAFLANEWQTVGNVYYDTLTNANTCDSILATTLIVENPQISVTDDTYICNGFDITLQATASDSVFWSTGDETANITVMPSTTTTYVATVVSNNGCTTQDSVIITVINPINNVGISASDTLIDAGETVTIEATADNVQSYFWEPVNSSSNSIIENPQTTTTYIVTLSNDPCPNVIDSITIQVNPILVIEPLMPTAFSPNGDSKNDLFRPANYDMFSSYLLRIYNRWGELIYQDEGYGVAWDGLYKAKPQNLDVYSYYIEATPLNTTEVKIASGNLTLIR; from the coding sequence ATGAAGTTAAAACTACTCTTTGCTTCAATCCTAACCGCTCTTACTATTAGTATAAATGCCCAATGTCTTGAAGTAACAAGCATATTTGTAAATTCTTGTGGCAATCCTGAGGGTGCAAATGAAATGGTTACATTTGACGTGGGAGCTTCAGATTTATATGTAAATGATATTGTTGTAGATTGGCCAAGTAATAATTTTTTAGGTTGGTGCCAAGATGCAGGAACGGCTTCTTCAACAGCTGCATTAAATGCAACCATTACAACTTCGTGTGGTTGGTTACTTGAACCTTTAAACGACACTTTGCCCGCAGGAGCAAATGTAATTGTAATAACTTCTACAGATTTTGATTTAACATTTAATAGTTTTGAAGGCTTGGCAGATACTATGTATATTATTTATCAATGTGCGGGAAATACACAAGGACATTTTAGTAATAATCCTAATTGCAATACACCTTCTGGGCAACCTCCGTGTGTACCTACAGTGTCTGATACAACAAGAACACTTACTTTTAATATTTCAGGCTCTTGTATTCAAAGCGAGTCTGTTTCATATACAACTTCTATACCAAATGTAGATGGAGCAACAGCTCTCTTTGATTATGCAGGCAATGTTTCGTATATTAATAATGGCTGTAATGCACCGGTTATTACCTTAAGTACCGGTTGGTCTTTTACCGATAAAATATGCAATACCCATGCTCCCGTAAACTTAAACACTTTATTGGCTTCTAATGCTACTTTGGGCGGTACTTGGTCGGGGCTAAATGTCAATACAGCAGATTCATCTTATACTCCTAATACCTTAGGCATAGATTCCATTACTTATACAGTTACCGGAACGGGGGCGTGTGGCGAGACCTTGGATTCTACCATTGTTTTTGAAGTAGTAGAACAGCAACAAGGCACATTAAATTTACAATCTTGTGATTCTTTAGAATATAATTCTATTTGGTATTATGCTGACTCAACATTTACGGATACTATTTTTACATCTAATCCTTATTATTGCGATTCAACATTTTTAGTTACTATAGAAATATCTTCACAAGTCAGAGATTCTTCATATTATAATGCCTGTAATTCTTTTACTTTCAATAGTATAATATATACTTCAGATACTATTTTATATGATACATTACACGCAGGTGGGGGTAGTACAGGTGCTTTTTGTTCAGAAATATTTATATCTGAATATGGAGAAGGAAGTTCTTTTAATAAATATATAGAAATATATAATGGAACAGGGGTGTCTGTTGATTTATCAAATTATTCTGTAGTTCTATACACTAATGGGTCAGCTACTGCTTCTTCTACGCAAGTATTAAGTGGCATACTTGCTTCGGGAGATGTTTTTGTAATAGCAAGTAATAATTCTAGTGTAAATACTACTATTTTAGCTCAAACAGATATGACCTCAGCCACAATTAATTTTAGTGGAGATGATGCTATTGCACTTTTTAATGGTGGTAATATGGTTGACTTAATTGGAAATATTGGTTGTCAAAATGTATGGACAAATGGTACTTTGAGTACTCAGAATGCTACTATAATTAGAAATGCTTCTTATACAGCAGGCGTTACTACCGACCCGGCAAATACTCCTTGTGATTTTCCAACTCTTACACCAGCTAATTGGACTAACTTGGGAAATGATACATGGACAAATTTAGGTACACATACATCTAATTGTGGGGGAGCAACAACTAGTTCTTGCGATACTTTAGTGATAACTAATATTAAAATTAACCATAAAGACACCACCTACTCAACTGACACCACTTGCAATCCTGCTTTAGTAGGTGTTTATGATACCACTTATACTAATGCAAATGGTTGCGACTCTATACATTATACCAATAGAGAGTTTCACACAGATACCGTGTTAATTGAAGCAATTATTTGTTCGGGAGATACTTTTCATCCACCATATACCAATTCTTACTATACCGCTCCGGGCAGTAATTATTGGGATACCGTTTACGCTTCGCCCGGCTGTGTAGATTATCTGTTAAATTCTACCGTTTATGTAAATGCACGCCCACCAGATGAAGTAAGTTTTCCCGAAGATACCGTTATGTGTGCTGGACAAACATTAACATTAGGTCCTATTATGTATATTCCTCTTGCACAATCTTTAGTGTGGGATGATGGCTCTACAGGAAATACCCGCACCATTACAACAGATGGCGTATATTGGTCAAATTATTGGGCAGGAGTTGTTGCATGTCCGCATGAATACGATACCATACAAGTAACTTATGTAAATCCGGATACTACTTATAGTAGCACTACTTCTTGTAACCCTGCCGATGTGGGAGTTTTTGTTTACAACGGTTTTAATAGATATAATTGCGATTCTACACATTATGACACCGTAGCTTTGGCTTCTTATTCATCTGCCATAGTAAATATTACAGCATGTGATTCGGCATTGGCAAATGGGAATTGGTATTTTGCCAGCACTTCATTTAATGATACAATTACCGGTGGCTCAAGCAATGGTTGTGATTCCATTACAACATTTAATGTTACAGTTAATTACGCTGTTGTTACTACATCAAGCTCTACTTCGTGCAATCCTGCTGACGTAGGCACAAACATGACAGGCCCTTTTACCATGACAAACGGCTGTGATTCTACACACTTTGATACCGTAACTTTACTTATAGACACAGCAACTGTTGTTAGCAATTTGTCAAATTGCGATAGCGTTTTCTACAATGGTACTTGGTACATCGCAAATACAACTGTTTTAGATACTACTTTTAGTAGCCAAGGATGCGATAGCATATATAACAGAACAAATATTACCATATTGCCTGCATCATCCTGTTCTAACACTTATACCTGCCAGTTTGATACTGCCTTGTTTGACTCTTACGAATATACTAACAATATTCCCGGGCTTATAGCTGGGGCTACTATACATAGTTCACCAAGAGATGGTACTTCTGGTACTTTCTTTAACAGGCAACATTCTGGAGATTATTTGTTTTATATGAATTTTTCTACCGGATATTCCGGTCCTGTTTATGAAAGAATAATGGATGTTTGTCCTAATTCAGATTTTAGATATTCTTTTTGGATTCGCCAGTATGACAACAATCCGGGAAGTGATATAACCATAAATATTTATGATGGAAATACCACTTCCGGAACACTACTATATTCTGAAAACGTAGTAAATAGTGGTACAATTTATAATCAAATTGTTTCTCCACAACTAACGGCTCTTAGCAACAATATAGTATTCCAATTAGTAACAAATACCGCAGGTTCAGCAGGCGGAAATGACTTATGTTTTGATGATTTATTATTAGAAATTTGCCAAATAGATACTATTCATTATAGCGATACTATTGGCGATATGGTTTTATGTCCCGCAGCAAACACTATTAATTTATTTGACAGTTTGCCCAATCTTAATACAACAGGCACATGGAGTGGTCCTTCTGCTTTAACAAATGGTCATTTAGGAACATTTAATCCAGCGGTAAATACAGCAGGCCTATATACTTATGCTATTCCGGGAGCATCAACTTGTGTAGATACCGTTTATACTTTAAACACTATTATTCTTCAAGATAGTGTACAAACTGTAATAGATAGTTTTTGTGAGGGAACAAATTATTTATTGAATGGTGGAACAATAGTTACCGCTGCCGGAAATTATACCGATACCGTTGGAAATGCAGTTTGCAATACTATTTATTCTTACCAACTTACTACATATTCTTGCTTAAATTGTACTGTTGACTTGGGTAATGATACTTCTTTTTGTCAAGGCGAATCTGTAAGCTTAGATGCCGGAGCTAACTATGACGAATATTTATGGAGCGATAACTCTACAGGACAGACACTAACAGTTAACTCTTCCGGCACATACTGGGTGCAAACCACCATTTTTGATACAGCCAATAATTTAGTAGCAAATGGAGATTTTGAGCAAGGAAATGCAGGTTTTAGTTCAGACTATTCTTATTCAACCAGTGGTGCTGTAGTAACCTGCCCTAACGGCAATCAATCATGGGGAATAGTGGGGTGCGAGGGCACTTATACCGTAATTACTAACCCTAATGCGGGGCACAGCAATTTTGCTAATTGTGGCGACCATACTTCCGGAAGTGGAAATATGATTGTAGTAAACGGTTCTAATACACCAAATATGAGTGTTTGGTGTCAAAACGTAACCGTTTCTCCTAATACAGACTATGTTTTCTCTGCGTGGGCAATGAGTGTAATGAATGTAGGCTTAGGAGATGTAGCTACACTTCACTTCTTAATTAATGGTGTACAAATAGGTACAGATTTTTCTCCAAGTTTAACAGCCTGCGATTGGCAACAATTTAACGCAACTTGGAACTCTGGTAGCAATACAAACATAACTATTTGTATAGAAAGCGATGTAATAAGTGGTAATAATGATTATGCTATTGACGATATTTTCTTTACACCATATTGCGTAAGCTCAGACACTGTTGAAGTTACCGCTAATCCTTATCCTGTAGTTAATTTAGGTGTAGATATTACTACTTGCAATACAAGTGTAACTTTAGATGCCACCACAACCAACGCCACTTATGTTTGGCAAGATAATTCAAATAGTGCAACTTACAATGTAACAAGCAGTGGAGATTATTATGTAGGTGTTACCGTAAATAATTGCACCTCAAGTGATACTATTAAAGTTACTTTAAATCCTACTACAACTGGGCAGGCAACAGCAACAATTTGCCAAGGCGATAGTGCATTTTTAGCTAATGAGTGGCAAACCGTAGGAAATGTGTACTACGATACGCTTACAAACGCAAACACTTGCGATAGCATATTGGCTACAACACTAATTGTAGAAAATCCACAAATATCCGTTACAGATGATACATATATTTGTAACGGATTTGACATAACATTGCAAGCTACTGCGTCAGATTCTGTATTTTGGAGTACGGGAGATGAAACGGCTAACATAACAGTAATGCCAAGCACTACCACCACTTATGTAGCCACGGTAGTAAGTAATAATGGCTGTACTACACAGGATAGTGTTATTATAACCGTTATTAATCCAATAAACAATGTAGGTATTTCTGCTTCAGATACTCTAATAGATGCAGGGGAAACTGTAACTATTGAGGCTACTGCCGATAATGTGCAAAGTTATTTTTGGGAGCCTGTAAATAGCTCTTCAAATTCTATAATAGAAAATCCACAAACTACTACAACTTATATAGTAACGCTGAGCAACGACCCTTGTCCAAATGTAATAGACAGTATAACTATTCAAGTAAATCCTATTTTAGTAATAGAGCCACTAATGCCAACAGCATTTAGTCCTAATGGCGATAGTAAGAATGATTTATTCCGTCCGGCTAATTATGATATGTTCTCTTCATATCTGCTTAGAATTTATAACAGATGGGGCGAGTTAATTTATCAAGATGAAGGATACGGAGTAGCGTGGGATGGACTTTACAAAGCTAAACCACAGAATTTAGATGTATATTCATACTATATAGAAGCTACGCCATTAAACACTACTGAAGTGAAAATAGCCTCCGGAAATTTGACTTTAATTAGGTAA
- a CDS encoding T9SS type A sorting domain-containing protein: MKKIILSLLTFSCSVLLFSQTLVKDTFMFDGLQRDYILYIPQIYDGSTAVPLVLNIHGRGSNADEQNLYGNLHPQADADNFLIVHPNSTVINGTKLWNSSVIPPGGAGYVDDVGFLNALLDTMIARYNIDTSKIYSTGMSNGGFMSYTLACELGDRIKKIASVTGSMTSYLYGSCNPGRIIPVLEIHGTTDPIVPYNGGSGMQAIEDVIDFWVQNNNCNTTPLVYNYPDINTNDSSTVERYTYHNATDSNSVIFFKVIGGGHTWPNAIIDIPAGNTNRDFDASETIWQFFKGEKLVSGINNISLSDDMKIRHLGNKLVVESDKNKVEKLEIYNGIGQKIVGSNTKQISLEGINNGVYFLIIYTQQGVYSKTIVR, encoded by the coding sequence ATGAAAAAAATTATACTTTCTCTTTTAACTTTTTCTTGCTCGGTATTACTTTTTAGCCAAACTTTAGTAAAAGATACTTTTATGTTTGATGGCTTGCAAAGAGATTATATTTTGTATATCCCTCAAATTTATGATGGCTCTACGGCTGTTCCTTTAGTATTAAACATACACGGCAGAGGTTCTAATGCCGATGAGCAAAACTTATACGGAAATTTGCACCCCCAAGCTGATGCCGATAATTTTTTAATTGTTCACCCTAATAGTACGGTAATAAATGGCACTAAACTGTGGAACTCAAGTGTAATACCCCCGGGAGGAGCAGGATATGTAGATGATGTAGGGTTTTTAAATGCTTTGTTAGATACTATGATTGCTCGCTACAATATTGATACCTCTAAAATATACTCTACGGGAATGAGCAATGGCGGATTTATGAGTTACACTTTAGCTTGTGAATTGGGCGATAGAATTAAAAAAATTGCTTCCGTTACTGGCTCTATGACTTCTTATTTATATGGCTCTTGCAATCCCGGCAGGATAATACCCGTATTAGAAATACACGGAACAACCGACCCAATAGTACCTTATAATGGTGGAAGCGGTATGCAGGCAATAGAAGATGTAATTGATTTTTGGGTGCAAAATAATAATTGTAATACCACGCCTTTAGTTTATAACTATCCCGATATAAATACAAACGATAGCAGCACGGTAGAAAGATATACCTATCATAATGCAACAGACAGTAATAGTGTTATATTTTTTAAAGTAATAGGTGGAGGACACACGTGGCCTAATGCCATTATAGATATTCCGGCAGGAAATACCAATAGAGATTTTGATGCTTCAGAAACTATTTGGCAATTTTTTAAAGGAGAAAAATTAGTGAGTGGCATTAATAATATCTCACTAAGTGATGATATGAAAATTAGGCACTTAGGAAATAAATTGGTAGTAGAATCTGATAAAAATAAAGTTGAAAAATTAGAAATTTATAATGGTATTGGTCAAAAAATAGTGGGGAGCAATACCAAACAAATTAGTTTAGAAGGAATAAATAATGGTGTATATTTTTTAATAATATATACTCAGCAAGGTGTTTATAGCAAAACTATTGTAAGATGA
- a CDS encoding FKBP-type peptidyl-prolyl cis-trans isomerase: protein MKKQSILLVLVVLINAIFFTSCKESNSKSNSGEVTLSNETDSLSYALGVNIGENAKRGGFETINYEAFAKGMEGVYSDNAIMTAEVAGTYINEVMMAKESAKAQVAKGEGEKFLAENAKKAGVVTTPSGLQYEVIKEGTGATPTAEDVVTVHYHGTLTDGTVFDSSVERGEPATFPLNQVIAGWTEGLQLMKEGAKYRFYIPSNLAYGDRAMGDVIKPGSTLIFDVELLKVGE, encoded by the coding sequence ATGAAAAAACAATCAATTTTATTAGTGTTAGTTGTATTAATTAACGCTATATTTTTTACTTCTTGCAAAGAAAGTAATAGCAAAAGTAACTCTGGCGAAGTAACTTTAAGCAACGAAACAGACAGCTTAAGCTACGCATTAGGTGTAAACATAGGCGAAAACGCAAAACGTGGTGGATTTGAAACCATTAACTATGAAGCTTTTGCTAAAGGTATGGAAGGTGTATATAGCGACAATGCTATAATGACAGCAGAAGTGGCCGGCACGTATATAAACGAAGTGATGATGGCAAAAGAAAGTGCTAAAGCACAAGTAGCTAAAGGTGAAGGAGAAAAATTCTTAGCTGAAAATGCTAAAAAAGCAGGTGTTGTTACTACTCCAAGTGGTTTGCAATACGAAGTAATTAAAGAAGGTACAGGAGCTACCCCAACAGCCGAAGACGTAGTAACCGTACACTACCACGGTACTTTAACAGACGGAACTGTATTTGACAGCTCTGTAGAAAGAGGCGAACCGGCTACATTCCCATTAAACCAAGTAATAGCAGGCTGGACAGAAGGCTTACAATTAATGAAAGAAGGTGCTAAATATCGTTTTTATATTCCTTCAAACTTAGCTTATGGCGATAGAGCTATGGGAGATGTAATTAAACCGGGTTCTACTTTAATTTTTGATGTAGAATTATTGAAAGTAGGAGAATAG
- a CDS encoding PAS domain-containing protein, protein MKSTKLVDKIIHFSKTQLSELKYIKHDVNFLDKIPLNLNQCLYIINWQEGRVAYQKRIKEIFGYEKEEFELQTILDGGHPEDREIVLRVSNGVIKHAIENNNFNQDNTSHSIIYRFRKKNGDYIKILRQSTIFEFSEQGNIISNLSIVSDVTDLIKTNYVKWDLNTPAIYLEDFKKTIYTEFIDFFTSRELEIIRLVFQNKTSEFIAQNLFISKHTVNTHRKNILKKSNCKTVLELLDFCNINGII, encoded by the coding sequence ATGAAAAGCACTAAATTGGTTGATAAAATTATTCATTTTAGTAAAACACAACTAAGTGAATTAAAATACATTAAACATGATGTAAATTTTCTTGATAAAATTCCTTTAAACCTAAACCAATGCTTATATATAATAAATTGGCAAGAAGGGAGGGTGGCTTATCAAAAAAGGATTAAAGAAATTTTTGGGTATGAAAAAGAAGAATTTGAATTACAAACTATATTAGATGGTGGTCATCCTGAAGATAGAGAAATTGTTTTAAGAGTTTCAAATGGTGTTATAAAACATGCTATAGAAAACAATAATTTTAATCAAGACAACACTTCGCATAGTATTATATATCGTTTTAGAAAAAAAAATGGTGATTATATTAAAATATTAAGACAATCAACCATATTTGAGTTTAGCGAACAAGGGAATATTATTAGCAACCTATCCATAGTAAGTGATGTAACTGATTTGATTAAAACAAATTATGTGAAATGGGATTTAAATACACCTGCTATTTATTTAGAGGATTTTAAAAAAACAATCTACACAGAATTTATTGATTTTTTTACTTCCAGAGAACTTGAGATTATACGATTAGTTTTTCAAAATAAAACCTCTGAGTTCATTGCACAAAATTTATTTATATCAAAGCATACTGTAAATACGCATCGCAAAAATATTCTTAAAAAAAGCAATTGCAAAACAGTATTAGAATTACTGGATTTTTGCAATATTAATGGAATTATATAA